The genomic stretch GCGGCGGGGCTACAACTGGCGCATGTCCATGGGGCCCATCCTGGGCACCGGCGGCTTGGCCATGATCATCCCGCCCTCGGCTCTGGCCGTGCTGCTCGCCAGCGTCGCCAACATCGACGTCGGCCGGCTGCTCATCGCCGGTTTTCTGCCGGGCTTTGTCCTGGCGTTGCTCTACGTCGGCATGCTGTACCTCCAGATCATTATCAACCCCGCCAGCGCGCCGGCCTACGACGTGCCGCCCACGACATGGGCCCACAAGCTCAAGTTCGTCACTTTCAACATCCTGCCGGTGAGCCTCGTGATCTTCATGGTCATAGGCTTCATCATCCTGGGTATCGCCACGCCCACGGAATCCGCGGCCTGTGGCGTGTTGGGCGTGGCCATCCTGGCCGTGGCCTTCCGTGTGCTCAAGTGGCAGGCCGTTCGCACCTCCCTGTCGGGCACCGTGCGGGTGGCCGGCATGGTGTTCCTCATCATCATGAACTCGACCGTGTTCAGCCAGCTCCTGGCCTACTCGGGCGCCACCGCCGGCATGCTGGAATGGGCCACCAGCTTCGAGGTGTCCCGCCTGGTGGTGCTTTCGGTCATGTTCCTGATCCTCATCGTGCTGGGCATGTTCATGGACGCCACCTCCATGATGCTCATCACCGTGCCCATCTTCTTCCCCTTGGCCGAGGCACTGGGCTTCGACCTGATCTGGTTCGGCCTGTTCGTGCTCATGACGCTGGAGATGGCGGGCACGACGCCCCCCTTCGGATTGTTGCTCTACGTGATGCTCGGAGTGGCGCCACGGGGCACCACGCTGCTGCAGGTGGCCAACGCGGCGATCCCGTTCCTGATTTGTGACCTGATCCTGATCCTCATCCTGATCTGGGAACCCCGGCTCGCACTGTTCCTCCCCGATCTCATGGATTGAGCCGGGCGTCATAAAAGAAAACGCCCTCGATCCGGCGCTCAGGATCGAGGGCGTTTTGCCGTTTCGCGACCGTGCGGCCCTCAGGGCGCGCGGTACATCTTCTCCTTCAGCTTGGCGAACGGTACCGTGAAGTTGTTCTTCGATCGGACTTCCCAGGCCAGTTCGTACACGGTGCGCAGGTAAGCCTTCCGCGCCTCGCCCTTGAGTTCCATCTTCTGGAGCCCCGAAGCCCACAGCTTCTCGTTGTCCGCGTCGGCCTTCTTGCGGAGGATGGTCACGCTTTCGTCCTCGAACGCCAGACCCGTCTGGGTCAGCTTGTCCTGCACGGACTTCGGCAACGAATTCCACTTGTTCAGGTTGATGACGACCATGGAGCCGCTGCGATAGAAGCCCGGGTAGACGCGGTACTTGAGGAACTTCTGAACGCCGTACTTGGCCAGCGCTCCCTCCGGCCACGCGAGTCCCTGCACTACGCCCCGCTGCAGACCCGTATACATTTCCGCGGCCGCCATGGTTACGGGAATGGCCCCCATGGCCACAAAAAACGGTCTGTAGGTGGCGGTGGAGCGCATCTTGTGACCGCTGAGGTCCAGGCCCGTCTTGGTGCTCTCCTTGGGTTTGAACGTGGTGTAGATGTGGAAGTCGACACCGTAACAGCACCAGCCCAGGATCCGCCCGCCGAACTTGTCGCCCCACACCGGTTGGAGCTGGTCGATGGCGCCGTTTGCCCGGAGTTCCTTGGTGGAAAGGTTGGTTACCGAGGTCAGGCCGGCCTCCGCCACCATTCCCTCGTAATAACCCATCGGACAGAAGATCATGTCCACCAGGCCGCGCTTGAGCGCCGGACCCTGCTTCTGCCGCGGCGACACTTCCGGGCCGCCCACGTAGTGGAGCTTGGCCTCGCCCTTGGCGACTTCGTTGAACTTGTCGTGGAACGCCTGGAAGTACGTCTCCACCTGGTCGTGGGTCTTTGCCAGGCAGGTGCTGACCTTCAGCGTGACCGCCGCCTGCGCGGCCGCGGCCAGGACGAACAGAGCGAACGCCGCGACGAACGCCCCAACTGCTAGCTTTCTCATCCGTGTACCCTCCTTTGCCGGGGCATTCCCCGACCGGTTGATGCCTCGGCCGAAGCCGGATAACCGCTGACCCTAGTGAAAGTGCGGGAACCTTGTCAAACAAAAAACGCTGCAGGAAGCCATGCGGGCGCGTTGGGGCCGGACCATACCCCACGCGTCCAAAGGATGCGCGAAGGGTGTTGTATGAGTTCGCGGATTATCCGAAGCTCGACACAGGGATGGCAAGACATGAAAAAGGCAAGTAAGAATGTACTGGAGTGCCTGAATCGAAACAAGGAGGTCCAATGAAACACGTTCTGACGGTGCTGCTTCTGGCGGGCTTTGTCCTGTGCCAGGCCGGCGCCGCGGCCGGTCTGGTAGAGTGGGAGTCCGAAGAGAGCTCCCAGCGGCTGTCGCGTTCCACCCACAAGGCTGACTTCTTTCGGCTGAGCAACCACTTCATCAGCCAGGACAACAAGATCTTCTGCGGGCCGGTCTCCTCGGCCATTGTCTTGAACGCGCTGAGGCTGGGCAAGAAGAAGGGGCTCCCCCAGGACAGCTACTCCATTGCGGAGGATGAACGCGCATGGCTTCCCAAGGGGTTCAACCCCTTCTTCGGGAAGTATACGCCGAACAACGTCCTCACCGGCCAGACCAAGACCAAGATCGAGGTGCTGGGCAAGCCCATCGAGATCCAGGGGGCCATGAAGAAGGACTTCGGCCTGCAGCTCCGGCAACTGGCCCAGGCCCTGAGCGCCCATGAGCTCGATGTGAGAATCCGCGTGGTCGATGAGGAGATGAACGACGAGGTGATCAAACGCGAGATGGCCAAGAACCTGGCCGTCCCGGGTGACTACGTGCTGGTGAACTACCACCGCAAGACACTGGGCCAGAAGGGCGGAGGGCACATCTCCCCCCTCGGAGCCTATGATGAGGCGAGCGATTCCTTTCTGATCATGGACGTGAACCCGAACCGGGCCCCGTGGGTGTGGGTGAGCGCGGCCGATCTGATCAAGGCCATGCGCACCTTCGATACCGTGGAGAACCGCGGCTACCTGTTGATCGCCGAGGGACGATAACGGACCGGGAGTGTCGACGAGGATCGAGGCGATCAGCGATCCACGATGCATGGCCCCATAAACAATAATACCCGATGGTATGAGTGATTCCCGAGGCCGATACATGGTCGGCGTGGACATCGGCGGCACCTTCACCGACTGCGTCGTGGTCAACGACCAAGGCGAGATGGTGGTGGGGAAGTCGCTTTCCACCCCTCCCGACTATTCCGCCGGGGCCGCCGACGCCGTCCGGGACGCGGCGCGCAACATCGGCCTGGGCGACGAGGAGGTGTTGCTCCGCCGGACTACGCTCTTCTTCCACGCCTGCACCATCGGCGAGAACACCCTGATCACCCGCTCCGGCCCGAGGACCGGCCTTGTCGCCACTCGGGGATTCCCCGATACGCTGCTCATGATGCGCGGCAAGGTCACCGACGGACTCACGGAGGCGGAGGCGGGCCGGCTCGCGTGGCTGCGCAAGCCGGAGCCCTTCGTGCCCCGGTCCCTCGTGGCGGAGGTGAACGAGCGCATGGACTACAAGGGCTCGGTCACCGTGAGCCTCGACGAGGCGCAGGCGGCGGCTGCGCTGGACGAGTTGGTGGCGCGCGGGGCGGAGTCCGTGGCCGTGTGCCTGCTCTGGTCGGTGGCCAACGACGTACATGAGAAGGCCGTGGCCGGCATCCTGCGGCGGCGTCATCCGGACGTCTACGTCACGCTGTCGAGCGCGGCGGCGCCTTTCGTGGGCGAGTACGAGCGCACCGCCACCACCGTGTTCAACGCCTACATCGGCCCGCGCATCTCGACCTATCTCACGAATCTCCACCAAGTGCTCCGGGGCAAGGGGCTGGCAAAGCCGCCGATGATCATGCAGGCCTACGGCGGCGTGCTCGACATCGACGCCACTTGCCGCAACGCCGTGGGCACCGTCGAGTCCGGCCCGGCGTCGGGTGTTGTGGGGAGCCGGTTCCTGGGCGAGATGATCGGCGAGAACGACATCCTGGCCACGGACATGGGCGGCACCACGTTCAAGGTGGGCGTGGTGCGGGAGGGGCGCATCGAACGCGACTATACGCCGGTGGTGCTGCGCCACCGGGTGCTGGCGCCCAAGATCTGGGTGGAGTCGGTGGGAGCCGGCGGCGGCAGCATCGCATGGATCGACAGCGATACCGGGCTTCTCAAGGTGGGACCCGAGGGCGCCGGCGCCAGTCCCGGCCCGGTGTGCTACGGTCTCGGCGGGGTCGAGCCCACGGTCTCCGACGCGGACGTCATCCTCGGCTATCTCAACCCGGACTACTTCCTGGGCGGGCGCATGCGCCTGGACCGCGGCGGCGCGCTCCGGGCGGTGGAACAGCGGATCGCGGAGCCCCTGGGCATGAACGTGACCGAGGCCGCCCGCGGCATCTATCGCATCGCCAACGCACACATGAGCGACCTCATCCGCCGGGCCACCGTGGAGAAGGGGCACGACCCGCGGTCCTTCGTGATGTTCGCCTTCGGCGGCGCCGGCCCCATGCACGCCAGCCGCTACGCCGCGGACCTGGGCGTGCGGCAGGTGGTGATCCCGCTCACCGCGTCGGTGCACGGCGCCACCGGCCTGATCAGCTCCGACGTGGTGCACGAGTACGGCAAGTCCGATCACCTCCAGGTGCCGGCCGACCCACGCCGCGTCAACGAGAACTTCGCCGAGCTGATCCGCAGGGCCGAGGCGGATCTGGGCGAGGCCGGGTTCGGCCCGTCCGAAATGGCGGTCACCCGCGGCATCGACATGCGCTACCGCTACCAGGTGCACGAACTGAACGTGCCGCTGCCCACCGGCACCGCTCCTCTCGCGGATGCCGACCTGGAGCGGCTCTACGCCGACTTCGACGATGCCTACGAGAAGGCCTACGGCAAGGGCTCGGGCTACCGGGAGGCGGGCAAGGAGATCCTGACCTTCCGCGTGACCGCGGTGGGGCTGCTGAGCAAGCCCCGCATCAAGGAGGAACCGGCGGTCGAGGCGTCCGCGGACGACGCGCGGAAGCCGGAGCGAAGCGTCTTTTTCGAGGAGCTTGGGGACTTCGCG from Deltaproteobacteria bacterium encodes the following:
- a CDS encoding TRAP transporter large permease subunit, with the translated sequence RRGYNWRMSMGPILGTGGLAMIIPPSALAVLLASVANIDVGRLLIAGFLPGFVLALLYVGMLYLQIIINPASAPAYDVPPTTWAHKLKFVTFNILPVSLVIFMVIGFIILGIATPTESAACGVLGVAILAVAFRVLKWQAVRTSLSGTVRVAGMVFLIIMNSTVFSQLLAYSGATAGMLEWATSFEVSRLVVLSVMFLILIVLGMFMDATSMMLITVPIFFPLAEALGFDLIWFGLFVLMTLEMAGTTPPFGLLLYVMLGVAPRGTTLLQVANAAIPFLICDLILILILIWEPRLALFLPDLMD
- the dctP gene encoding TRAP transporter substrate-binding protein DctP; this encodes MRKLAVGAFVAAFALFVLAAAAQAAVTLKVSTCLAKTHDQVETYFQAFHDKFNEVAKGEAKLHYVGGPEVSPRQKQGPALKRGLVDMIFCPMGYYEGMVAEAGLTSVTNLSTKELRANGAIDQLQPVWGDKFGGRILGWCCYGVDFHIYTTFKPKESTKTGLDLSGHKMRSTATYRPFFVAMGAIPVTMAAAEMYTGLQRGVVQGLAWPEGALAKYGVQKFLKYRVYPGFYRSGSMVVINLNKWNSLPKSVQDKLTQTGLAFEDESVTILRKKADADNEKLWASGLQKMELKGEARKAYLRTVYELAWEVRSKNNFTVPFAKLKEKMYRAP
- a CDS encoding phytochelatin synthase, whose translation is MKHVLTVLLLAGFVLCQAGAAAGLVEWESEESSQRLSRSTHKADFFRLSNHFISQDNKIFCGPVSSAIVLNALRLGKKKGLPQDSYSIAEDERAWLPKGFNPFFGKYTPNNVLTGQTKTKIEVLGKPIEIQGAMKKDFGLQLRQLAQALSAHELDVRIRVVDEEMNDEVIKREMAKNLAVPGDYVLVNYHRKTLGQKGGGHISPLGAYDEASDSFLIMDVNPNRAPWVWVSAADLIKAMRTFDTVENRGYLLIAEGR
- a CDS encoding hydantoinase/oxoprolinase family protein gives rise to the protein MVGVDIGGTFTDCVVVNDQGEMVVGKSLSTPPDYSAGAADAVRDAARNIGLGDEEVLLRRTTLFFHACTIGENTLITRSGPRTGLVATRGFPDTLLMMRGKVTDGLTEAEAGRLAWLRKPEPFVPRSLVAEVNERMDYKGSVTVSLDEAQAAAALDELVARGAESVAVCLLWSVANDVHEKAVAGILRRRHPDVYVTLSSAAAPFVGEYERTATTVFNAYIGPRISTYLTNLHQVLRGKGLAKPPMIMQAYGGVLDIDATCRNAVGTVESGPASGVVGSRFLGEMIGENDILATDMGGTTFKVGVVREGRIERDYTPVVLRHRVLAPKIWVESVGAGGGSIAWIDSDTGLLKVGPEGAGASPGPVCYGLGGVEPTVSDADVILGYLNPDYFLGGRMRLDRGGALRAVEQRIAEPLGMNVTEAARGIYRIANAHMSDLIRRATVEKGHDPRSFVMFAFGGAGPMHASRYAADLGVRQVVIPLTASVHGATGLISSDVVHEYGKSDHLQVPADPRRVNENFAELIRRAEADLGEAGFGPSEMAVTRGIDMRYRYQVHELNVPLPTGTAPLADADLERLYADFDDAYEKAYGKGSGYREAGKEILTFRVTAVGLLSKPRIKEEPAVEASADDARKPERSVFFEELGDFAPTTIYDFQRMGPGMELLGPAVIETPVTTVVVNPRDRAEIDGFRNIRILVGDKAGT